From a single Paenibacillus sp. FSL W8-0426 genomic region:
- a CDS encoding Cof-type HAD-IIB family hydrolase, translating into MTYKLIALDVDGTLLNDHHELTEFTQETLIQASRQGAEIVLCSGRGPANTIPFMERMGLDGYVITHNGAVTAEVESREIVHRFALDGQGLQPIIDYCRSNAVHFDINTAFGLYVDQPEGLALNVQEMYANFMMEPLKLPTWADLSEPLAKFTAFGPLEQMNAVQQEWETWDLPYYMTRSGDFFIDLMHPEASKGAALKRLAETKGIAPEEIMAIGNYYNDITMLTFAGKGIAMDNSPEEVKAAADEVTYSNNEQGVAHAIRKHVLSEG; encoded by the coding sequence ATGACTTACAAATTGATCGCGCTGGACGTAGACGGAACACTTTTGAATGATCATCACGAATTGACCGAGTTCACGCAGGAGACGTTGATTCAGGCTTCGCGTCAGGGCGCAGAAATCGTTCTCTGCTCCGGCAGAGGGCCTGCCAACACGATTCCGTTCATGGAGCGCATGGGTTTGGACGGTTATGTCATTACGCATAACGGTGCAGTGACAGCCGAAGTGGAATCCCGCGAAATCGTGCATCGTTTTGCGTTGGACGGACAAGGTTTGCAGCCCATCATTGACTATTGCCGCAGCAATGCCGTTCATTTTGACATCAACACGGCGTTTGGGCTATATGTAGATCAACCTGAAGGCTTGGCCCTGAACGTGCAGGAGATGTATGCCAATTTCATGATGGAGCCGTTAAAACTGCCGACATGGGCGGATTTGTCGGAGCCATTGGCCAAATTTACCGCATTCGGTCCGCTCGAACAGATGAACGCCGTCCAGCAAGAATGGGAAACCTGGGATCTGCCTTATTACATGACCCGCAGCGGCGACTTTTTCATCGATCTGATGCATCCGGAGGCATCCAAAGGCGCAGCGCTGAAACGTTTGGCCGAAACCAAAGGCATCGCTCCCGAGGAGATCATGGCGATCGGAAACTATTATAATGACATTACGATGCTGACCTTTGCCGGCAAAGGCATTGCAATGGACAACTCGCCGGAGGAAGTCAAGGCGGCTGCCGATGAAGTGACATACTCCAACAACGAGCAAGGCGTGGCGCATGCCATTCGAAAGCATGTGCTGTCCGAAGGTTAA
- a CDS encoding MBL fold metallo-hydrolase produces the protein MTKYENQIPTSAGMSFNSLISMLRDSIRGSAERRPAANMPIVKCEPAESLNASDNPQVTWFGHSAFLLEMEGRRLLFDPMLGKRPSPVSWAGTKRYSTRLPIEPEDFPAIDAIIISHDHYDHLDSSSIRRLKDKTERFIVPLGVRRRLIQMGVPAEQITEHHWWNEFSFMGFTVACTPARHFSGRGLFDRNSTLWCSWVIAGRETKVFFSGDSGYGPHFKEIGRKYGPFDLTLMECGQYDERWSNIHMMPEETVQAHLDVGGELLIPIHWAAFTLAFHAWNEPVERVTKAAQALKVNIATPKIGEKVRLYTADYPSQPWWRYPEPRG, from the coding sequence ATGACAAAATACGAAAATCAGATTCCGACGTCCGCAGGCATGAGCTTCAACTCGTTAATAAGCATGTTAAGAGACTCGATCCGAGGCAGTGCCGAACGGAGGCCGGCAGCCAACATGCCGATCGTGAAATGTGAACCTGCCGAATCGTTGAACGCATCGGATAACCCACAGGTCACATGGTTCGGCCATTCGGCTTTCCTGCTTGAAATGGAAGGACGCAGGCTGCTTTTTGACCCGATGCTGGGTAAACGCCCTTCCCCTGTATCCTGGGCGGGTACGAAACGGTACAGCACCCGTTTGCCGATCGAGCCGGAGGATTTCCCGGCCATCGATGCAATCATTATTTCGCATGACCATTATGACCATCTGGACTCTTCCTCCATCCGCAGATTAAAGGATAAAACAGAACGATTTATCGTCCCGCTCGGCGTTCGCCGACGATTGATCCAAATGGGTGTTCCTGCGGAACAGATTACCGAGCACCACTGGTGGAATGAGTTCTCCTTCATGGGATTCACTGTTGCTTGCACGCCAGCGCGTCATTTCTCAGGCCGAGGCTTGTTTGATCGCAATTCCACCTTGTGGTGCTCATGGGTCATTGCTGGACGGGAAACGAAGGTTTTCTTTAGCGGCGACAGCGGATACGGCCCTCATTTCAAGGAAATCGGCAGAAAATACGGGCCTTTTGACCTGACCTTGATGGAGTGTGGACAATATGACGAGCGTTGGTCCAACATTCATATGATGCCGGAAGAAACGGTACAAGCTCATTTGGATGTAGGTGGCGAACTGCTCATCCCGATTCATTGGGCCGCATTTACGCTGGCCTTTCATGCCTGGAACGAGCCGGTTGAACGGGTCACCAAGGCAGCACAAGCCTTGAAGGTTAACATCGCCACACCCAAAATTGGTGAGAAGGTCAGGCTATATACGGCGGATTACCCGAGCCAACCATGGTGGAGATACCCTGAACCCCGGGGTTAA
- a CDS encoding carboxymuconolactone decarboxylase family protein translates to MTLMNDKVHAYKDQIGELEGLLPGVVKSYHEFTGECFQPGAIDAKTKQLIALGIGLFANNEVCTLYHVQEARAKGASDQEILEAVAVAGAVGGGHALSQGALRVQKALH, encoded by the coding sequence ATGACACTGATGAACGATAAAGTCCATGCGTACAAGGATCAGATTGGCGAATTGGAAGGTTTGCTTCCCGGCGTGGTCAAGTCCTATCACGAATTTACGGGCGAGTGTTTTCAGCCAGGCGCCATCGACGCCAAAACGAAACAATTAATCGCGCTGGGCATCGGATTGTTTGCGAATAATGAAGTGTGCACGCTCTACCACGTGCAGGAGGCCCGTGCCAAGGGAGCTTCCGATCAGGAAATACTGGAGGCCGTTGCTGTCGCCGGAGCCGTTGGAGGCGGACACGCCCTGTCTCAAGGGGCTCTTAGGGTTCAGAAGGCACTGCATTAA
- a CDS encoding GNAT family N-acetyltransferase — MEQPTYTIQQHDLGEAFYIDRAHPDDTDAIMRMLVEIAEWLNSQGSSQWGALLRGEDSHDTVGAIRRGDVFVVKQGDEVAGMVTLLRSPSEWDERLWGEQAGTEDGALYLHRLAVSRKYASVGLGKRILKWSSTGIRFENKDRVRLDCVAGNDTLNAFYARNGYTYLGENDGYSIYEKLLGDEA; from the coding sequence ATGGAACAACCAACCTATACCATTCAGCAACATGATCTCGGCGAAGCGTTTTACATCGACCGGGCCCATCCGGACGATACCGATGCCATTATGCGCATGCTGGTTGAAATTGCGGAGTGGTTAAACAGCCAGGGGTCGAGCCAATGGGGCGCGCTTCTTCGGGGAGAAGACTCTCATGATACGGTCGGAGCGATTCGCCGGGGCGACGTATTCGTCGTAAAGCAAGGCGATGAGGTGGCCGGGATGGTGACCTTGTTGCGTAGTCCGAGCGAGTGGGACGAGCGACTGTGGGGAGAACAAGCGGGAACAGAGGATGGAGCGTTATATTTGCACCGGTTGGCCGTAAGCCGCAAATATGCCAGCGTCGGGTTGGGTAAACGCATATTGAAATGGAGCAGTACCGGCATCCGGTTTGAGAACAAGGATCGGGTCCGGTTGGACTGCGTGGCCGGCAATGATACGCTGAACGCGTTCTATGCAAGGAACGGATATACATACCTTGGGGAGAACGACGGGTATAGCATTTATGAGAAACTGCTCGGCGATGAAGCTTGA
- a CDS encoding pseudouridine synthase, producing MSSKGKKTQRLDKILSHMGVGTRSELKKMVKQGRIHVDGKAVKDSGIQVDPDVHVIEADGERIVYREMIYLMLHKPPGVVSATEDTRDRTVLDLLKKEDRSFNPFPVGRLDKDTEGLLILTNDGPLAHDLLSPRKHVPKTYEARVLGNVDEEDVKRFKQGVQLDDGYDAMPAELTVLNHEDTEEGVVSHISLIIHEGKFHQVKRMFQAVGKRVIYLKRVAMGGLQLDPDLPIGRYRELTEDELNLLRK from the coding sequence ATGAGCAGCAAAGGCAAGAAAACGCAGCGATTGGATAAAATATTGAGCCATATGGGCGTAGGTACCCGCAGCGAGCTTAAAAAAATGGTCAAACAAGGCCGAATCCACGTGGATGGCAAAGCGGTAAAGGACAGCGGCATTCAGGTTGATCCGGATGTCCATGTCATTGAGGCAGACGGGGAACGAATTGTTTACCGCGAAATGATCTATCTGATGCTGCACAAACCTCCCGGCGTGGTGTCTGCGACAGAGGATACCAGAGATCGTACGGTGCTTGACTTGTTGAAAAAAGAGGACCGGAGCTTCAATCCGTTCCCTGTGGGACGGCTGGACAAGGATACCGAAGGTCTGCTCATCCTGACCAATGATGGGCCGCTTGCGCATGACCTTCTATCTCCACGCAAGCACGTGCCGAAAACGTACGAAGCCCGAGTGCTCGGCAACGTGGACGAAGAAGACGTCAAACGTTTCAAACAAGGCGTGCAGCTGGATGACGGATACGACGCGATGCCTGCGGAATTGACCGTACTGAACCATGAGGATACGGAAGAAGGGGTGGTATCCCATATTTCGCTTATTATTCATGAAGGGAAATTTCATCAGGTAAAGCGAATGTTCCAAGCGGTGGGCAAGCGCGTTATTTATTTGAAACGCGTGGCGATGGGCGGCTTGCAGCTGGACCCGGATCTGCCGATCGGGCGATATCGCGAGCTGACCGAGGACGAGTTGAATTTGCTGCGGAAGTAG
- a CDS encoding glycosyltransferase family 4 protein translates to MKLLQALFFPPEQPGGVSSMVPYMQERFTSPRWEMDLFSLPKRIRNKGVEEVRFETFDWTQYGDSPIVQKYMQTYRDYLWWTKLRIQKSYDLIHAHHPIAGLAMKKVFPQVPLIQTIHSSYERELILNGRIEPDGPEHRFLLSIYGELEHHADRLLTVSNSFRSYLAPLLRKPEAIGVIPNGFDEKRFKPIPHDNAIPQLVTVCRLVPAKGLDILFKACAELKERGHEYVLHIIGDGPIRPDLEELAQRLGIYNETIFYGYTLHPEEFMPFFDIFVLPSRAEAFGSVFAEAALSCLALVGTDVGGIPEQIEDGSNGLLVPAEDPLALAEALEKVMLDPAYRYELARSACAKAKAEYSLGQSVNKLKKLYLQLDRRTSGIED, encoded by the coding sequence GTGAAATTGCTGCAGGCGCTATTCTTTCCTCCGGAACAGCCCGGAGGTGTATCCTCTATGGTTCCCTATATGCAGGAGAGGTTCACTTCTCCAAGATGGGAGATGGACCTGTTTTCGCTGCCCAAACGGATTCGTAACAAGGGCGTGGAGGAAGTCCGGTTCGAAACGTTCGATTGGACGCAATACGGGGACAGTCCAATCGTGCAAAAATACATGCAAACCTACCGGGACTATCTGTGGTGGACCAAGCTGCGCATCCAGAAGTCCTATGATCTGATCCATGCCCATCACCCGATTGCCGGGCTTGCGATGAAAAAGGTTTTTCCGCAGGTGCCCCTTATTCAAACGATTCACTCCAGTTATGAGCGGGAGCTGATCCTGAACGGGCGCATTGAACCGGATGGACCGGAGCATCGTTTCCTGCTGTCGATCTATGGCGAACTGGAGCATCATGCGGACCGGCTGCTGACGGTATCGAATTCGTTCAGGTCGTATCTGGCACCTCTGCTCCGGAAACCCGAAGCGATCGGAGTGATTCCGAACGGATTTGACGAGAAACGCTTCAAGCCGATACCGCATGATAATGCGATTCCGCAGCTGGTTACGGTTTGCCGGCTCGTTCCGGCGAAGGGGCTGGATATTTTGTTCAAGGCATGCGCCGAGCTGAAGGAGCGCGGCCATGAATATGTTTTACATATTATCGGGGATGGCCCGATCCGGCCCGATCTGGAAGAACTGGCACAGCGGCTTGGCATTTACAATGAGACCATATTTTACGGGTACACGCTGCATCCGGAGGAATTCATGCCGTTTTTCGATATTTTCGTACTCCCATCGCGGGCAGAGGCGTTCGGATCCGTGTTCGCCGAAGCGGCGCTCAGCTGTCTTGCGCTTGTGGGCACCGACGTGGGCGGGATTCCCGAGCAGATTGAGGATGGGAGCAATGGCCTGCTTGTGCCTGCCGAAGACCCGCTTGCGCTTGCCGAGGCATTGGAGAAAGTCATGCTTGATCCTGCTTATCGGTATGAGCTTGCCCGGTCAGCCTGTGCCAAGGCAAAGGCAGAGTACTCCTTGGGCCAATCCGTCAATAAGCTGAAAAAGCTATATTTGCAATTGGATCGCCGGACTTCCGGCATAGAAGATTGA
- a CDS encoding RsmB/NOP family class I SAM-dependent RNA methyltransferase, protein MAVQLPPSFAGRMEMLLGEEFEQFMTSYQHSPYAGLRVNTLKISVEHLREIIPYELRPIPWSETGFYVPHGVKPGLHPYYHAGLYYIQEPSAMAPVEVLGVEPGDRVLDLCAAPGGKSTQIAAKLQGEGVLVTNDIHAERTKALAKNVELYGVRNAVVLNESPERIAEAFPYYFDKVLIDAPCSGEGMFRKDEDMVKSWEHHSVEKCVLMQRDILKTAARLLAPGGTIVYSTCTFAPEENEAMIAEFLAANPEFAVKPIPAEAGFAPGRPDWVRRMLPETAEQTERVLDQVRGTARLWPHLLEGEGHYLAVLQHNGEPAMTADVVEEEVAIHASAAGEPWTDARDRKHERLTRYEGRDRQQDSGGKSGGKHSKGKERGGNKSDRGTKRVEQGGADAGQVYSRFIAEHTEIELCGETVFYGDRVYQSAVGAARLEGLKVVRPGWFMGTVKNGRFVPSHPLACALRAQEAKRVIHLSSADGEAVRYLKGETLNVDEDRVEVEAGIARKGYALICVDGYALGWGKWLDGVLKNEYPAGWRWTSA, encoded by the coding sequence ATGGCTGTACAGTTGCCACCAAGCTTTGCCGGACGCATGGAAATGCTGCTTGGCGAAGAATTTGAACAATTTATGACATCATATCAGCATTCCCCGTATGCGGGTTTACGGGTGAATACGTTGAAAATATCGGTAGAACATCTGCGTGAGATCATTCCTTACGAATTGAGACCTATACCATGGTCTGAAACGGGCTTTTACGTTCCGCATGGCGTCAAACCTGGACTGCATCCGTATTACCATGCGGGGTTGTACTATATTCAGGAACCGAGTGCCATGGCACCCGTGGAGGTGCTGGGAGTGGAACCGGGAGACCGTGTTCTGGATCTATGCGCTGCACCTGGCGGCAAATCGACGCAGATTGCGGCCAAATTGCAGGGCGAGGGCGTTCTGGTCACCAATGACATTCATGCCGAACGGACCAAGGCGCTTGCCAAAAACGTGGAGCTCTATGGCGTCCGCAATGCTGTTGTACTGAATGAATCGCCGGAACGCATCGCGGAGGCGTTTCCTTATTACTTTGACAAAGTGCTGATCGATGCGCCTTGCTCTGGCGAAGGCATGTTCCGCAAAGACGAGGACATGGTGAAATCCTGGGAGCATCATTCGGTCGAAAAGTGTGTGCTGATGCAGCGCGATATCCTCAAAACCGCGGCCCGTTTGCTCGCCCCCGGCGGAACGATCGTTTATTCAACCTGCACGTTTGCTCCGGAGGAAAATGAAGCGATGATTGCCGAGTTCCTTGCTGCAAATCCCGAATTTGCCGTGAAGCCGATTCCGGCGGAGGCAGGATTTGCCCCCGGCAGACCTGACTGGGTGCGCCGGATGCTGCCTGAAACGGCTGAGCAGACCGAAAGGGTGCTGGATCAGGTGCGGGGTACGGCACGGCTGTGGCCTCATTTGCTCGAAGGGGAAGGACACTATTTGGCGGTGCTGCAGCATAATGGCGAACCGGCCATGACAGCTGACGTCGTGGAGGAAGAAGTCGCGATCCACGCCTCGGCTGCGGGAGAGCCATGGACTGATGCCAGAGATCGGAAGCATGAACGGTTGACCAGGTACGAGGGACGTGATCGCCAGCAGGATTCTGGAGGCAAAAGCGGCGGCAAACATAGCAAAGGCAAGGAACGCGGCGGAAACAAATCCGATCGTGGCACGAAACGTGTCGAACAGGGTGGTGCGGACGCCGGACAAGTGTATTCCCGCTTCATTGCGGAGCATACAGAGATCGAGCTGTGTGGGGAGACGGTGTTCTACGGCGATCGGGTGTATCAATCCGCAGTCGGAGCAGCAAGGCTGGAAGGGTTAAAGGTCGTTCGCCCGGGTTGGTTTATGGGTACCGTCAAAAACGGGCGTTTCGTGCCTTCCCATCCGCTGGCCTGTGCGCTCCGCGCGCAGGAAGCAAAGAGAGTGATCCATCTATCCTCGGCAGACGGCGAAGCGGTAAGATATCTCAAAGGCGAGACGTTAAACGTGGACGAGGATCGGGTCGAGGTGGAAGCTGGTATTGCCCGTAAGGGCTATGCGCTTATATGCGTGGACGGATATGCCCTCGGCTGGGGGAAATGGCTGGACGGCGTTTTGAAAAATGAATATCCTGCAGGCTGGAGGTGGACATCGGCATGA
- a CDS encoding C40 family peptidase produces MKKLILSLFGAAVLFTSGATATEASSINTVVNSMTGIPYKWGGTTMAGFDCSGFMRYLFNKYSIELPRTSQAQAKAGTAVSKANLRTGDLVFFNTTGKGISHTGVYIGGGNFAHASSSKGVSITKLSNPYFSDRYVTARRVTGEFMYNKMLGKI; encoded by the coding sequence TTGAAAAAGCTTATCCTGTCCTTATTCGGCGCAGCCGTTTTATTTACTTCCGGTGCAACAGCAACCGAAGCAAGCAGCATCAATACCGTAGTCAACAGCATGACTGGCATTCCGTACAAGTGGGGCGGCACAACAATGGCCGGCTTCGATTGTTCCGGATTTATGAGATACCTGTTTAACAAATACAGCATCGAGCTGCCGCGTACCTCGCAGGCACAAGCCAAGGCTGGCACCGCTGTTTCCAAAGCCAACCTTCGCACAGGCGACCTTGTATTTTTCAATACCACTGGAAAAGGCATCTCTCATACAGGCGTGTATATCGGTGGAGGCAACTTCGCCCATGCTTCAAGCAGCAAAGGCGTCAGCATCACCAAATTGTCCAATCCTTATTTCAGCGACCGCTACGTCACTGCACGCCGTGTAACCGGCGAATTCATGTATAACAAAATGCTTGGAAAAATTTAA
- a CDS encoding RsmB/NOP family class I SAM-dependent RNA methyltransferase → MGKPQLPNAYVQYMRQMLGKEADAFINSYQQPRTHGLRFNSLKATPERLQQVTELFSLTPVPWCESGYYYDENQRPGKHAYHAAGLYYIQEPSAMSAVEMLNPQSGETILDLAAAPGGKTTHIASLIQDRGLLISNEIHPARAKILAENVERMGLASVVVTCAAPGELAARFPATFDRIMLDAPCSGEGMFRKDADAVTDWTEDLVTLCVNRQWDILQDAYTMLKPGGTMAYSTCTFNREENEGMMERLVAAYPDLTLVRKERIWPHLNRGEGHFVAVLTKAEARHANIGESEESMATAKRHGKKGKAGRQNNPGKETQSAWDAFIAWSDEHMPDHVVRTGRPLLFGEALYALPDSGAALLSDERLSGLKLPRAGLHVGDWKKGRFEPAHALALSIAPDAAARMQHVTLEADSDLTAAYLRGESLPADAALKGWTLVTVDGLPLGWGKASGGQLKNRLPKGLRRMQ, encoded by the coding sequence ATGGGCAAGCCCCAACTTCCCAATGCGTATGTACAATATATGCGGCAAATGCTTGGCAAAGAAGCAGATGCTTTTATCAACAGCTATCAACAGCCCCGCACACATGGATTGCGCTTCAATTCGCTCAAGGCAACCCCGGAACGATTGCAGCAGGTAACGGAGCTGTTCTCCCTTACTCCCGTGCCTTGGTGCGAATCGGGTTATTATTATGACGAGAACCAACGGCCAGGCAAGCATGCATATCATGCAGCAGGCCTTTATTATATTCAGGAGCCTTCAGCGATGTCGGCCGTAGAAATGCTGAACCCCCAATCCGGTGAAACGATCCTTGACCTGGCGGCGGCACCGGGTGGAAAAACGACGCATATCGCCTCCCTCATCCAAGACCGGGGACTGCTGATCTCCAATGAAATCCATCCGGCCCGGGCCAAAATACTGGCCGAAAACGTGGAACGGATGGGACTGGCCTCCGTGGTTGTCACCTGCGCTGCGCCCGGTGAGCTGGCAGCCCGTTTCCCTGCAACGTTCGATCGCATCATGCTGGATGCCCCTTGTTCGGGCGAAGGCATGTTCCGCAAGGACGCCGATGCAGTGACGGATTGGACCGAGGATCTGGTCACGCTGTGCGTCAACAGGCAATGGGATATTTTGCAGGATGCATATACGATGCTGAAACCCGGCGGAACGATGGCTTACTCTACATGTACTTTTAATCGCGAGGAAAACGAGGGCATGATGGAGCGATTGGTCGCTGCCTATCCGGACTTGACTCTTGTGCGTAAAGAGCGAATTTGGCCTCATTTGAACCGCGGAGAGGGACACTTCGTTGCGGTCCTGACCAAAGCGGAAGCACGACATGCAAACATCGGCGAATCGGAAGAAAGCATGGCCACAGCCAAACGTCATGGCAAAAAGGGGAAAGCCGGCCGCCAAAATAACCCTGGCAAAGAAACGCAATCCGCCTGGGACGCGTTCATCGCCTGGAGCGACGAGCATATGCCGGATCACGTTGTGCGAACGGGTCGCCCGCTCCTTTTCGGCGAAGCCTTGTATGCCCTGCCGGACAGCGGCGCGGCACTGCTCAGCGACGAGCGTTTGAGCGGCTTGAAGCTTCCGCGAGCCGGGCTGCATGTCGGCGACTGGAAAAAAGGGCGCTTTGAGCCTGCTCATGCTCTGGCCTTGTCCATTGCACCCGATGCGGCAGCCCGGATGCAGCATGTGACCCTGGAGGCGGACAGCGACCTGACAGCCGCTTATCTGCGTGGCGAGAGTCTACCGGCGGATGCCGCGTTGAAAGGCTGGACGCTGGTGACGGTGGATGGACTGCCGCTCGGATGGGGCAAAGCCAGTGGCGGACAGCTGAAGAACCGTCTGCCGAAAGGCTTGCGCCGCATGCAGTAA
- a CDS encoding xanthine phosphoribosyltransferase, translating into MEVLKQRILEEGVVISDQVLKLDALLNHQIDTELTMEMGREFAARFRESGVTRIITVESSGIPVAFATAHELGVPLVFARRKKTLLADPDAYCERVPSFTKGIVTDIMVSREFIRENDRILFIDDIIANGDAARGIIKIIERSGAELVGFGVVVEKCFQAGARTIRELGVPVEALVRIRSLENGTVQFDDSEC; encoded by the coding sequence ATGGAAGTATTGAAACAACGGATTTTGGAAGAAGGCGTGGTTATTTCGGACCAGGTTCTGAAGCTGGACGCCCTGCTCAACCATCAGATCGATACGGAATTGACGATGGAAATGGGACGCGAATTTGCAGCACGTTTCCGCGAAAGCGGGGTAACCCGGATCATTACGGTTGAATCGTCGGGCATTCCGGTCGCTTTTGCCACAGCGCACGAACTTGGCGTGCCGCTCGTATTCGCAAGGCGCAAAAAAACGCTTTTGGCTGACCCAGACGCCTACTGTGAGCGCGTACCTTCCTTTACCAAAGGAATCGTAACCGATATAATGGTATCCCGCGAGTTCATCCGGGAAAATGATCGAATCCTGTTCATTGACGACATCATTGCCAATGGGGATGCCGCGCGCGGCATCATCAAAATTATAGAGCGTTCGGGGGCTGAGCTGGTCGGATTCGGAGTCGTGGTGGAAAAATGCTTTCAGGCCGGCGCACGCACCATTCGCGAGTTGGGCGTTCCGGTGGAAGCGTTGGTTCGGATCCGTTCCCTGGAGAACGGTACCGTGCAGTTTGACGATTCGGAATGTTGA
- a CDS encoding alkaline phosphatase family protein → MKKKGIRMWPVILISIMLIGCQNSKPKEQDLMRINSASGENAKKVIFLMVDSLMVQAIDQGIGKQELPTLKFLIEHGQYYKNLVSSFPTMSVTIDSSLLTGAYPDIHRVPGLTWYSAETKRMINYGTGPMEVLRLGVNRVLADALIHLNGSHLSKNLPTIYEDLARQGFKSGSINGLIYRGASDHKLSIPDWIQGPASLPKEIHVKGPDLLSLGSLSNPFQGIKNLPDGVTNRLGIHNDFAIEAVKYLIHSNTLPDFLFVYLPDLDRELHKKGPTGLHGVKKLDQQLQSVLETFGSPEKALKEAVFVIAGDSGMTQILPAKQNPVIDLPSLLGDATILRPGEAVSEDTDIVLAVNETMAYVYSLKADRSLRDTANVLKSDPRIDFVSWKDQEWIYAIQGATGKQIKFKAGGNLTDPYNQSWTVEQDQEVLDLSINTATHSLNYDQYPDVLKRLSSALRSHQGEFLVVTAKPGYELTGGSSPAHKGGGGHGSIRKMESLVPLIISGTDQKPEHLRMVDLKAYLLNLVTKKAQKSNR, encoded by the coding sequence ATGAAGAAAAAAGGGATTCGAATGTGGCCTGTGATCCTTATATCGATCATGCTGATCGGATGCCAGAACTCGAAGCCCAAAGAACAGGATTTGATGCGAATAAATTCCGCCAGTGGAGAAAATGCGAAGAAAGTCATTTTCCTGATGGTAGACTCTTTGATGGTTCAGGCGATTGACCAAGGAATCGGCAAGCAGGAGCTTCCGACATTAAAATTTCTGATCGAACACGGACAATATTATAAAAACCTGGTCAGTTCCTTTCCCACGATGTCCGTCACGATCGACAGCTCATTGCTTACCGGTGCGTATCCGGACATTCACCGTGTGCCGGGTCTGACGTGGTACTCAGCGGAAACCAAGAGAATGATCAACTATGGAACCGGACCGATGGAAGTGCTCAGGCTCGGAGTGAATCGGGTACTTGCTGATGCGCTGATCCATTTGAACGGGAGTCATTTGAGCAAGAATTTGCCTACGATCTATGAGGACTTAGCCCGGCAAGGGTTTAAGTCTGGTTCGATCAACGGCCTGATTTACAGGGGGGCGTCCGATCATAAGTTGTCGATACCCGATTGGATTCAAGGTCCTGCTTCTTTACCGAAAGAGATTCATGTGAAAGGGCCGGACCTGTTGTCCCTGGGTTCGTTGTCTAATCCGTTTCAGGGGATAAAAAACTTGCCGGACGGTGTAACGAATCGGTTGGGCATCCATAATGACTTCGCTATTGAAGCCGTAAAATATTTGATTCACTCCAATACATTGCCGGATTTTTTGTTTGTTTATTTGCCGGACTTGGACCGGGAGTTACATAAAAAAGGTCCCACTGGACTTCATGGAGTCAAAAAGTTGGATCAGCAGCTTCAATCTGTATTGGAAACATTCGGTTCTCCGGAGAAAGCCTTGAAAGAGGCCGTATTTGTCATTGCAGGCGACAGCGGAATGACACAGATTTTGCCTGCCAAGCAAAATCCGGTCATTGATCTGCCTTCTTTGCTCGGAGACGCCACCATTTTGCGTCCGGGTGAAGCCGTATCGGAAGATACGGATATCGTGCTCGCCGTCAATGAAACGATGGCCTATGTATATTCATTGAAAGCGGATCGATCCCTGAGAGACACGGCAAATGTATTGAAGAGCGATCCGCGCATCGATTTCGTTTCCTGGAAAGACCAGGAATGGATATACGCCATTCAGGGGGCAACAGGCAAACAGATCAAATTTAAAGCAGGCGGCAATCTAACTGATCCATACAACCAATCATGGACGGTCGAACAGGATCAAGAGGTGCTGGATTTAAGCATAAACACGGCCACACATTCATTGAATTACGATCAATATCCCGATGTTCTGAAACGTTTGTCAAGCGCGCTCCGTTCACACCAAGGCGAATTTTTGGTTGTCACGGCAAAACCGGGATATGAATTGACGGGCGGCAGTTCACCTGCGCATAAGGGCGGAGGCGGTCATGGTTCCATTCGCAAAATGGAATCGCTTGTTCCCTTGATCATCAGCGGAACAGACCAAAAGCCGGAACACTTGCGAATGGTCGACTTAAAAGCTTATTTGCTTAATCTCGTAACAAAGAAGGCCCAGAAAAGCAATAGGTGA